The following proteins are co-located in the Anaerolineales bacterium genome:
- a CDS encoding electron transfer flavoprotein subunit beta/FixA family protein, translating to MNIVVCVKQTPDTAATVTVQDGKVSWGDSPLVINPWDEFAVEQALRTKEAHGGKVTALSLGPESAKEALKHALAMGCDEAVLVSDPGITAPDSLVVSAVLAAAIAKIGEVDLVFFGRQAVDSDTGITGAQVARRLGWPSLSLVAAVTALDAAAKSISVARMLDEGRQEVKAPLPAVVSVVKEICEPRYPSFMGIRKASKAPLPVWSLADIGISAPPQSALTWPEVFAPPKIETRCEVVEGDSPAAKAAALAARLIEEKVI from the coding sequence TTGAACATCGTTGTGTGTGTGAAGCAGACCCCCGACACCGCGGCCACGGTCACGGTACAGGACGGGAAGGTCTCGTGGGGGGACTCGCCGCTCGTGATCAACCCTTGGGATGAGTTCGCGGTCGAGCAGGCGCTGCGCACGAAGGAAGCCCATGGCGGCAAGGTCACCGCGCTCAGCCTGGGGCCGGAGTCGGCGAAGGAAGCGTTGAAGCATGCCCTGGCGATGGGATGCGATGAGGCGGTCCTGGTCAGTGATCCGGGGATCACCGCCCCGGATTCACTGGTGGTCTCAGCCGTCTTGGCGGCGGCGATCGCCAAGATAGGGGAGGTGGATCTGGTGTTCTTCGGCCGGCAGGCGGTCGACAGCGACACCGGCATCACCGGCGCCCAGGTGGCGCGCCGCCTCGGCTGGCCGTCGTTGAGCCTGGTGGCGGCTGTCACGGCGCTGGATGCCGCGGCCAAGAGCATCAGCGTGGCGCGCATGCTGGACGAAGGGCGGCAGGAGGTCAAAGCGCCGCTGCCGGCAGTCGTCAGCGTTGTCAAGGAGATTTGCGAGCCGCGCTACCCCTCCTTCATGGGAATCCGCAAGGCTTCCAAGGCCCCGCTTCCGGTATGGTCCCTGGCGGACATTGGGATCTCGGCACCGCCGCAATCGGCGTTGACGTGGCCGGAGGTGTTCGCCCCCCCCAAGATCGAGACACGGTGCGAGGTCGTCGAAGGCGATTCGCCAGCAGCCAAGGCCGCCGCTCTCGCGGCGCGCTTGATCGAAGAGAAGGTAATCTGA